Proteins from a single region of Carassius carassius chromosome 25, fCarCar2.1, whole genome shotgun sequence:
- the LOC132104563 gene encoding small ribosomal subunit protein uS13-like produces the protein MSLVIPEKFQHILRVLNTNIDGRRKIAFAITAIKGVGRRYAHVVLRKADIDLTKRAGELTDDEVERVVTIMQNPRQYKIPDWFLNRQKDIKDGKYSQVLANGLDNKLREDLERLKKIRAHRGLRHFWGLRVRGQHTKTTGRRGRTVGVSKKK, from the exons ATG TCGCTCGTAATTCCAGAGAAGTTCCAGCACATTCTGCGTGTCCTGAACACCAACATCGACGGAAGACGCAAGATCGCGTTCGCCATCACCGCCATCAAG GGGGTGGGGAGGAGATATGCTCATGTGGTGCTGAGGAAAGCAGACATTGACCTGACCAAGCGTGCCGGAGAACTCACTGACGATGAG GTGGAGAGGGTGGTGACCATTATGCAGAATCCTCGCCAGTACAAGATCCCTGACTGGTTCCTGAACAGACAGAAGGACATCAAAGACGGCAAATACAGTCAG GTCCTCGCTAACGGTCTGGACAACAAACTGAGAGAAGATCTGGAGCGTCTGAAGAAGATCCGAGCTCACCGCGGCCTGCGTCACTTCTGGGG TCTGCGTGTGCGCGGTCAGCACACCAAGACCACCGGACGCCGCGGCAGAACTGTGGGAGTGTCCAAGAAGAAATAA